The genomic stretch CTCCTTACGAGGTAGGAATACGAATTTGGCAACCAAGTACGAGTGGTACTTGGTTAGACCGTCATCTTACCGCGTGAGTAAGTGAATATCAGCACCTTGTACTGAAATAGCATCAACAATTACATTAATTGACGAATTAATTGCAGCCTTTTGATCTACCGCAGGTAATGCATACACATAACTCGCCGTGGATAAAAGGATACTTTCACAGGTGGTGAGCAGGTACGGTATAGGTAAATCCTTCACCGTGCCATTTTGAATTCCCGCATTAAGTAATTGGGTAAAAAAGCCTAACACTTCCTGCCATATCGCTAGTTGGGCCTTTTTATCAAAATACAGCGAATGACTGCATAATAAAATAAACGCCATTTTTTGTGGCTGGCTAACTAACCAGGTCACCCCATTAACCCAAATATTCGTCAATGGAAAAGGTGAGTCAGGATCATTTGTTTGTAACAACGCCTGCGCAAACTCTTTTTTCACTTCGAAATATAACGCTTCGATTAACGCTTCTTTCGTCGCAAAGTGATGAAACAAGGTACCCGTTGCAACTTTAGCTTCACGAGCAATCGCCGCTGTCGAAGTACCATGAAAACCATTGACCGTGAATAACGCTAATGCGCTATCCAAGATCAGCGTTCTTTTTGATTTAGTCATATTATCTCAAGAAAAATTTCAAAATTATCTTTTGTATCAAATTACCATAAGGGGCATGCACGAAGCGCGTTGAATGGAATTTACCTTGTTTCAATATCGTTTTTGATTTTGAAAAAGTACGGAAACCTTCAATACCATGGTAATGACCCATACCAGCGGAACCGACACCACCAAACGGTGCATCTTCAGCTGCTACATGCATAATTGTATCATTAATAGCGACGCCACCAGAAATCGTCTCACGTTGTATTTTTTGTTGGGTCGCATCATCAAAGCTCATGATATATAAAGCTAAAGGGTGTGGACGCGCTTTAATATAACAAATCGCATCATCAATTGAATCATAAGGTAAAATTGGTAATAATGGACCAAATATTTCATCCTGCATCAATTGCATATCTTCATTTGTATCTAACAGCAAATGTGGCAACATGCGATGCTTTTGATCATCACAACTACTACCCGATTGCATCGTTTCAACTTTAGCCCCTCTCTGCGTTGCATCTTCTAACCAAGATTTAAGACGCGCATACTGGCGATCATCAACAATATTAGTGTAATCATCATTATCCATTGCCGCTGGATAGCGACGATTAAATTCTTTACGATATTCACTTACAAATTCATCTACTTTTGCACGCGGGCAAAGAATATAATCAGGCGCCACACAAATCTGGCCAGCATTTAAGCTTTTCCCCAACATGATACGATTAACCGCAGTCTTGATATCAATATCAGGCGCCACAATTACAGGTGACTTACCACCTAACTCAAGCGTCACTGGCGTTAAGTTATCCGCAGCCGCACGCATTACGTGTTTACCGACCACTGTCGAGCCAGTAAATAATAAATGATCAAAAGGCAGTTTAGTAAAAGCAGCAGACAAAGCCATTTCACCTTCGACAATCGCCACATCCTTACTATCAAAAACAGATTCAATAATTTTCTTTAACACTTGATTCGTTTTCGGGGTGAACTCCGACATTTTGAGCATCGCACGATTACCGGCAGCAATACTAGTGATCAGAGGTACAATCGCTAAATTAATCGGAAAATTCCAAGGTACAACGATACCAACAACACCAACAGGCTGATAATGGATCGTAACACTAGCTGGCGCTAATAACAGTCCAGGACTACGTCGTGTCGGCTTCATCCATTTGGCTACACGCGATAAGGTATAATTAAATTGTGCAACCGTCGGTAAAATATCAGCGATCAATGTATCGTAACGAGAACGATGACCATAATCTTCAGAAACCGCAGTAACAAGAGCCTCTTTATTCGCAAGGAAAGCCGTTTTAAATTGCGTTAAACGCTTTTTACGTTCACTCATATCCCATTCAGCCTGAGTTACGTAGGCCTCTTTTTGCGCACTAAAGATATGTTCCATCGCTGTGATTTCAACAATACTATCGCTATCATTCATTTTAATTTCCGCTACGCTCATAATATCCATGCCTCAATATAAAAACCGACTAGTTAGTCAATTAAAATAGACTGAATAGTCGGTTTTGTCTACAATAGCCCAAAAATAAAATGAACAGCAGTGATAATCATCACAGCTTAGGCAGTTGGAAGAACTGTTCCGTCACATGTAGACTGCGACTAAGCAAAGTATCAATATCCTCTCCACGCGCTCTGGCAATCGTTGCGGCCACATGCGGTAGATGACAAGGTTCATTACGACGTGATTTTGGTTTTGGTTTCAAATCTCGGGGTAATAAATAAGGCGCATCGGTTTCTAACATTAACCGGTTAGCAGGTATGTCTCGTACCAATTGATATAAATCTACGCCACGGCGTTCATCGCAGATCCACCCTGTAATACCAATATGCAAATCTAGCTCTAGACAGGCGGCAAGATCACTAGCTGAACCAGTAAAACAATGCAGTACAGCAGCTGGTAACGCAGAACGATACTCTTTAAGGATGGCAATAAAACGTTCATTAGCATCGCGTTCATGCATAAATACCGGCATGTTTAATTCTGCAGCCAATTCCAATTGTTTGGCGAAAGCAGTTTCTTGCATTGGGCGTGGCGAAAAATCACGATTAAAATCAAGCCCACATTCACCGATAGCAACAACAGAGTCATGCTGCGCTAATGTTTTAATTTGCAGCCAGCTTTCATCTGTCGCATGTCGTGCATCATGGGGGTGAATACCAGCAGTGGCATAAAGTTGTTGGGGGTAATCTTGAGTAAGCTGATAGGCAAGCTGGCTTTCGGCGATATCCGTGCCAGTAACAATTAAACGGCGCACCCCTTGGGCAGAGGCACGCGCTATAACATCAGGTAAATCTTTGTGAAAAGCAACGTTTGTTAAATTAACACCTATATCAATCAGTTCCTGCTTCTTCATCTTTTATCTCGTCCTGTTTAACGTAAAAACGAGAAAATAATAAACCTAACTCAAACAATAGCAACATAGGAATAGCTAATAATGTTTGTGAAATAATGTCAGGAGGTGTTAATAGCATGCCCACAATGAACGCAGCAACGACGATATAAGGGCGCTTTTTACGTAAACTTTCAGGCGTTGTCGCACCAGTCCAACATAACACTAATGTCGCAATTGGAATTTCAAATGCCAAACCAAA from Moritella marina ATCC 15381 encodes the following:
- a CDS encoding coniferyl aldehyde dehydrogenase, whose amino-acid sequence is MSVAEIKMNDSDSIVEITAMEHIFSAQKEAYVTQAEWDMSERKKRLTQFKTAFLANKEALVTAVSEDYGHRSRYDTLIADILPTVAQFNYTLSRVAKWMKPTRRSPGLLLAPASVTIHYQPVGVVGIVVPWNFPINLAIVPLITSIAAGNRAMLKMSEFTPKTNQVLKKIIESVFDSKDVAIVEGEMALSAAFTKLPFDHLLFTGSTVVGKHVMRAAADNLTPVTLELGGKSPVIVAPDIDIKTAVNRIMLGKSLNAGQICVAPDYILCPRAKVDEFVSEYRKEFNRRYPAAMDNDDYTNIVDDRQYARLKSWLEDATQRGAKVETMQSGSSCDDQKHRMLPHLLLDTNEDMQLMQDEIFGPLLPILPYDSIDDAICYIKARPHPLALYIMSFDDATQQKIQRETISGGVAINDTIMHVAAEDAPFGGVGSAGMGHYHGIEGFRTFSKSKTILKQGKFHSTRFVHAPYGNLIQKIILKFFLR
- a CDS encoding TatD family hydrolase, translated to MKKQELIDIGVNLTNVAFHKDLPDVIARASAQGVRRLIVTGTDIAESQLAYQLTQDYPQQLYATAGIHPHDARHATDESWLQIKTLAQHDSVVAIGECGLDFNRDFSPRPMQETAFAKQLELAAELNMPVFMHERDANERFIAILKEYRSALPAAVLHCFTGSASDLAACLELDLHIGITGWICDERRGVDLYQLVRDIPANRLMLETDAPYLLPRDLKPKPKSRRNEPCHLPHVAATIARARGEDIDTLLSRSLHVTEQFFQLPKL
- a CDS encoding TetR/AcrR family transcriptional regulator, whose protein sequence is MTKSKRTLILDSALALFTVNGFHGTSTAAIAREAKVATGTLFHHFATKEALIEALYFEVKKEFAQALLQTNDPDSPFPLTNIWVNGVTWLVSQPQKMAFILLCSHSLYFDKKAQLAIWQEVLGFFTQLLNAGIQNGTVKDLPIPYLLTTCESILLSTASYVYALPAVDQKAAINSSINVIVDAISVQGADIHLLTR